In the genome of Pseudomonas sp. LBUM920, one region contains:
- the ppsA gene encoding phosphoenolpyruvate synthase, with protein sequence MVEYVVSLDKLGVHDVEHVGGKNASLGEMISNLAGAGVSVPGGFATTAQAYRDFLELSGLNAQIHAALDALDVDDVNALAKTGAQIRQWIMDAEFPEKLNEEIRTAFATLSAGNPDMAVAVRSSATAEDLPDASFAGQQETFLNIRGVENVIRAAKEVFASLFNDRAISYRVHQGFDHKLVALSAGVQRMVRSETGTAGVMFTLDTESGFRDVVFITGAYGLGETVVQGAVNPDEFYVHKHTLEAGRPAILRRNLGSKAIKMIYGDEAKAGRSVKTVEVDKAERARFCLTDAEVSELAKQAMIIEKHYKCPMDIEWAKDGDDGKLYIVQARPETVKSRTSANVMERYLLKETGTVLVEGRAIGQRIGAGKVRIIKDVSEMDKVQPGDVLVSDMTDPDWEPVMKRASAIVTNRGGRTCHAAIIARELGIPAVVGCGNATQLLKDGQGVTVSCAEGDTGFIFEGELGFDIKQNSIDAMPDLPFKIMMNVGNPDRAFDFAQLPNAGVGLARLEFIINRMIGVHPKALLNYDGLPLDIKESVDKRIAGYNDPVGFYVEKLVEGISTLAAAFYPKKVIVRLSDFKSNEYANLIGGKLYEPEEENPMLGFRGASRYISEAFRDCFELECRALKRVRNEMGLTNVEIMVPFVRTLGEASQVVDLLAENGLSRGENGLRVIMMCELPSNAILAEEFLEFFDGFSIGSNDLTQLTLGLDRDSGIIAHLFDERNPAVKKLLANAIQACNKAGKYIGICGQGPSDHPDLAKWLMEQGIESVSLNPDSVLETWFFLAEGQASA encoded by the coding sequence TTGGTAGAGTACGTAGTTTCCCTCGATAAGCTCGGCGTCCATGATGTAGAGCATGTGGGGGGCAAGAACGCATCCCTCGGCGAGATGATCAGTAATCTTGCAGGCGCTGGTGTCTCGGTGCCCGGTGGTTTCGCCACCACGGCCCAGGCTTACCGCGACTTCCTCGAGCTGAGCGGCCTCAACGCCCAGATCCACGCCGCGCTGGACGCCCTGGACGTCGATGACGTCAACGCCCTGGCCAAGACCGGTGCCCAGATCCGTCAATGGATCATGGACGCCGAGTTCCCCGAGAAGCTCAACGAAGAAATCCGTACTGCCTTCGCTACATTGTCGGCCGGCAACCCGGACATGGCCGTCGCCGTGCGCTCTTCGGCCACCGCCGAAGATTTGCCAGACGCCTCCTTTGCCGGTCAGCAGGAAACCTTCCTGAATATCCGCGGCGTCGAAAACGTGATCCGCGCGGCCAAGGAAGTATTTGCCTCCCTCTTTAACGATCGCGCCATTTCCTACCGCGTACACCAGGGTTTCGACCACAAGCTGGTGGCCCTGTCTGCCGGTGTGCAGCGCATGGTGCGTTCGGAAACCGGCACCGCCGGCGTGATGTTCACCCTGGACACCGAATCCGGTTTCCGTGACGTGGTGTTCATCACCGGCGCCTACGGCCTGGGCGAAACCGTGGTACAGGGCGCGGTCAACCCGGACGAATTTTACGTACACAAACACACGCTTGAGGCCGGTCGCCCGGCGATCCTGCGCCGCAACCTGGGCAGCAAGGCCATCAAGATGATCTACGGCGACGAGGCCAAGGCCGGTCGCTCGGTAAAAACCGTTGAAGTCGACAAGGCAGAGCGCGCGCGTTTCTGCCTGACCGACGCTGAGGTCAGCGAGTTGGCCAAACAAGCGATGATCATCGAAAAGCACTACAAGTGCCCGATGGACATCGAGTGGGCCAAAGACGGTGATGACGGCAAGCTGTACATCGTGCAGGCGCGTCCTGAAACCGTGAAAAGCCGCACCTCTGCCAACGTCATGGAACGCTACCTGCTGAAAGAAACCGGCACCGTGCTGGTGGAAGGTCGTGCCATCGGCCAGCGCATCGGCGCCGGCAAGGTGCGGATCATCAAGGACGTGTCCGAGATGGACAAAGTCCAGCCGGGCGACGTGCTGGTGTCCGACATGACCGACCCGGACTGGGAGCCGGTGATGAAGCGCGCCAGCGCCATCGTCACCAACCGTGGCGGGCGCACTTGCCACGCGGCGATCATCGCCCGCGAGCTGGGTATTCCGGCAGTGGTGGGCTGCGGCAACGCGACCCAACTGTTGAAAGACGGCCAGGGCGTGACCGTATCCTGCGCTGAAGGCGACACTGGTTTCATCTTTGAAGGTGAGCTGGGCTTCGACATCAAGCAAAACTCCATCGATGCCATGCCGGACCTGCCGTTCAAGATCATGATGAACGTCGGCAACCCGGACCGCGCCTTTGATTTCGCGCAGTTGCCGAACGCCGGTGTGGGCCTGGCCCGCCTGGAGTTCATCATCAACCGCATGATCGGCGTGCATCCCAAGGCTCTGCTGAACTACGACGGCCTGCCGCTGGATATCAAGGAAAGCGTCGACAAGCGCATCGCCGGCTACAACGATCCGGTGGGCTTCTACGTCGAGAAGCTGGTGGAAGGCATCAGCACCCTGGCGGCGGCGTTCTACCCGAAAAAGGTCATCGTGCGGCTGTCGGACTTCAAGTCCAACGAATACGCCAACCTGATCGGCGGCAAGCTCTATGAGCCGGAAGAAGAAAACCCGATGCTGGGCTTCCGTGGTGCCTCGCGCTACATCAGCGAGGCCTTCCGCGATTGCTTCGAGCTTGAGTGCCGTGCTCTCAAGCGCGTGCGCAATGAGATGGGCCTGACCAACGTCGAGATCATGGTGCCGTTCGTGCGTACCTTGGGCGAAGCGAGCCAAGTGGTCGACCTGCTCGCAGAAAACGGCCTGAGCCGTGGTGAAAACGGCCTGCGCGTCATCATGATGTGCGAGCTGCCGTCCAACGCCATTTTGGCCGAAGAGTTCCTGGAGTTCTTCGACGGTTTTTCCATTGGCTCCAACGACCTGACTCAGCTGACCCTGGGCCTGGACCGTGACTCGGGGATCATCGCCCACCTGTTCGATGAGCGTAACCCTGCGGTCAAGAAGCTGCTGGCCAACGCCATCCAGGCCTGTAACAAGGCCGGCAAGTACATCGGCATCTGCGGCCAGGGCCCTTCCGACCACCCGGACCTGGCCAAATGGCTGATGGAACAGGGTATCGAAAGCGTCTCGCTGAACCCCGATTCCGTGCTGGAGACCTGGTTCTTCCTGGCGGAAGGGCAAGCGTCCGCCTAA
- a CDS encoding pyruvate, water dikinase regulatory protein → MKRSAFFISDGTGITAETLGQSLLAQFENITFAKFTRPYIDSVDKARAMVQQINLAAEKDGFRPIIFDTIVNQDIREILATSNGFMIDIFSTFLAPLEQELSEHSSYSVGKSHSIGHNSNYMERIEAVNFALDNDDGARTHYYDKADLILVGVSRCGKTPTCLYMAMQFGIRAANYPLTEDDMEHLTLPAALRAHQHKLFGLTIDPDRLTAIRNERKPNSRYSSYAQCEFEVREVENLFRRENIAHINSTHFSVEEISAKILVEKGVERRFK, encoded by the coding sequence ATGAAACGATCTGCTTTCTTTATCTCCGACGGCACCGGCATCACAGCCGAAACATTGGGTCAGAGCCTGCTCGCGCAGTTCGAAAACATTACCTTCGCCAAATTCACGCGGCCCTATATCGACAGCGTGGATAAAGCGCGGGCCATGGTACAACAAATCAATCTGGCGGCTGAAAAAGACGGTTTTCGCCCGATCATTTTCGACACCATCGTCAATCAAGACATCCGTGAGATCCTCGCCACCTCCAATGGTTTCATGATCGACATCTTCTCCACGTTCCTGGCGCCCCTGGAACAGGAGTTGAGTGAACACTCCTCCTATTCAGTAGGAAAGTCCCATTCCATTGGCCACAACTCCAACTATATGGAGCGTATCGAGGCGGTAAACTTTGCCCTCGACAACGATGACGGCGCCCGCACTCATTATTATGACAAGGCCGATTTGATCCTGGTGGGTGTGTCCCGCTGCGGTAAAACCCCGACGTGCCTGTATATGGCCATGCAGTTCGGTATCCGCGCGGCCAATTACCCGCTGACCGAAGACGACATGGAACACCTGACGCTCCCGGCCGCCCTGCGCGCGCACCAGCACAAGCTGTTCGGTCTAACCATCGACCCGGACCGCCTCACGGCGATTCGTAACGAACGCAAGCCCAATAGCCGCTATTCCAGCTACGCACAGTGCGAGTTCGAAGTGCGCGAGGTGGAAAATCTGTTCCGTCGCGAGAATATTGCGCACATCAATTCCACGCATTTTTCGGTGGAAGAAATTTCGGCGAAGATTCTGGTGGAAAAAGGCGTGGAGCGCCGATTCAAATAA
- a CDS encoding PLP-dependent aminotransferase family protein: MAVKTNIDMVSIMREGLSSGQGVKYKRLSDVMERGILEGLIEPGRKLPPHRVLSDNLGVTIGTISRAYGELERLGLVVARVGDGTFVRKRGMERQRDEGFRNVSEEPRHYFDMSRNMHIPGQETVFLAQSFQTLSTNAKFLQDISAYTPDAGLPRYREAGAQWLVQRDFHPIPEQVICVNGGQHGLLCAMMALLRAGDTVVTEQLTYPGLITAARMLCVRLIGLEMDEEGVLPGALDEVCRNHRVSALYCTPTIQNPTTAVLSVARREALVKVCREHNLLILEDEAHGVLVEDRPPPLSHFAPERTILISSLSKAVSAGLRVGYVHAPPALVSRISAALRSTCWMATPVTLELATQWIENGTAEYLLRQQINEISRRKALVRDLLTGLEYRTHLNSPHFWIEVPEPWRASEIEAELKQNNYLIATAEAFAVGQTAVPQFIRASICNTSGDDQLLRAGFDALATALGQGGGRFHL; the protein is encoded by the coding sequence ATGGCTGTCAAAACAAATATTGACATGGTGTCAATTATGCGTGAGGGGTTGTCCAGCGGTCAGGGCGTGAAGTACAAGCGCCTGTCCGATGTGATGGAACGGGGCATCCTTGAAGGCTTGATTGAACCCGGACGAAAACTGCCGCCCCATCGGGTGCTTTCCGACAATCTGGGTGTGACCATCGGCACTATCAGCCGAGCCTACGGCGAACTGGAACGCCTTGGGTTGGTGGTGGCGCGAGTGGGTGACGGCACTTTCGTGCGCAAGCGTGGGATGGAGCGCCAGCGTGATGAAGGTTTTCGCAACGTCAGCGAGGAGCCGCGCCATTACTTCGACATGAGCCGTAACATGCATATTCCTGGTCAGGAGACGGTGTTTCTGGCCCAGAGCTTCCAAACGTTGTCGACCAACGCCAAGTTTCTCCAGGACATCAGCGCCTACACCCCGGATGCCGGTTTGCCGCGCTACCGTGAGGCCGGGGCGCAGTGGCTGGTGCAGCGTGATTTTCATCCGATTCCCGAACAGGTCATCTGCGTCAACGGCGGTCAGCATGGCCTGCTGTGCGCGATGATGGCATTGCTGCGGGCGGGCGATACGGTGGTTACCGAACAGCTGACCTATCCAGGGCTGATCACGGCCGCGCGCATGCTCTGCGTGCGCCTGATCGGCCTGGAGATGGATGAAGAAGGCGTGCTGCCGGGCGCGCTGGATGAAGTCTGTCGTAATCACCGGGTGTCGGCGTTGTATTGCACGCCCACCATCCAGAACCCGACCACGGCGGTATTGTCGGTCGCACGCCGGGAAGCGTTGGTCAAGGTATGTCGCGAGCACAATCTGCTGATTCTGGAAGACGAAGCCCACGGCGTATTGGTAGAAGATCGGCCGCCGCCCCTCAGCCATTTCGCGCCTGAGCGTACGATTTTGATCAGTAGCCTGAGCAAGGCGGTGTCCGCAGGTTTGCGGGTGGGCTATGTGCACGCGCCACCGGCGCTGGTCAGCCGTATTTCGGCGGCCTTGCGCTCGACGTGCTGGATGGCCACGCCAGTCACCCTGGAGCTGGCGACCCAGTGGATCGAAAACGGCACGGCGGAATACCTGCTACGTCAGCAGATCAACGAGATCAGCCGCCGCAAAGCCCTGGTGCGCGACCTGCTGACCGGCCTTGAATACCGCACCCACCTCAACAGTCCGCATTTTTGGATTGAAGTGCCAGAGCCATGGCGCGCGTCGGAAATCGAAGCGGAACTCAAGCAGAATAATTACCTGATCGCCACGGCCGAGGCCTTTGCCGTAGGGCAAACGGCGGTGCCGCAGTTTATTCGGGCGAGTATCTGTAATACGTCGGGTGACGATCAATTGTTGCGGGCGGGGTTTGATGCGCTGGCGACGGCGTTGGGGCAGGGGGGGGGCCGGTTTCACCTGTAG
- a CDS encoding DMT family transporter yields MAGLVTSVMFLIVCLSWGTTWLGIKIAVESVPPLTSAGLRFLIAFPLFLCFALVRREPILFPRESRWFFVFVTLSYFSVPYYLLNYGEMHVSSGLTALLFSCMPVFILIFSALFLRERIYFSQVVGIGIGFGSLYMIIKSQGLHLDHAEFFGVLAILTAAIMHALCYVITKQKGSAISVITYNTLPIGIAGLMLFVAGLWFETPTFETITLRSWSALFYLGLVASVGGFIVYFMLLKRLSPIILSFVFIIFPVFAVIIGAWYEGVEISRDLMLYSAILLAGFAITKLPVEKLLAKKN; encoded by the coding sequence TTGGCCGGCCTGGTAACCAGCGTGATGTTTCTTATCGTGTGCCTGAGTTGGGGCACTACATGGCTGGGGATCAAGATCGCCGTCGAAAGCGTGCCACCGCTGACCTCCGCGGGCTTGCGCTTCCTGATCGCCTTCCCGCTGTTCCTGTGTTTCGCCCTGGTGCGCCGCGAGCCCATCCTGTTCCCGCGTGAAAGCCGCTGGTTCTTCGTATTCGTGACGCTGTCCTACTTCAGCGTTCCCTATTACCTGCTCAACTACGGCGAGATGCATGTTTCTTCAGGCCTCACCGCGCTGCTGTTCAGCTGCATGCCGGTGTTTATCCTGATTTTTTCCGCGCTGTTTCTGCGCGAGCGCATCTATTTTTCCCAGGTGGTCGGCATCGGCATCGGTTTCGGCAGCCTCTACATGATCATCAAGAGCCAGGGCCTGCACCTGGACCACGCCGAGTTCTTCGGAGTGCTGGCGATTCTGACCGCCGCGATCATGCATGCCTTGTGCTACGTCATTACCAAGCAAAAAGGCAGCGCCATCAGCGTGATCACCTACAACACACTGCCCATCGGCATTGCCGGGTTGATGCTGTTCGTGGCCGGTCTGTGGTTTGAAACTCCAACCTTTGAAACCATCACGCTGCGTTCCTGGAGCGCGCTGTTCTACCTGGGGCTGGTGGCGTCGGTGGGCGGGTTTATCGTGTATTTCATGCTGCTCAAGCGCTTGAGTCCGATCATTCTGTCGTTCGTGTTCATCATCTTCCCGGTATTCGCGGTGATCATCGGCGCCTGGTACGAAGGCGTGGAAATTTCCCGTGACCTGATGCTGTATTCCGCCATCCTGCTGGCTGGTTTTGCGATCACCAAGCTGCCTGTCGAAAAACTCCTGGCCAAGAAAAATTGA
- the moeB gene encoding molybdopterin-synthase adenylyltransferase MoeB, with protein sequence MDVLRPNALEQIYAHASRSYPEECCGFVFADGSVYLGSNIQNELHRKNPQMYSRSAANGYTFSVADTLLMNKALRSDNPVVVIYHSHPDVGAYFSDEDQDKALFLGEPIYPVSYLVVDVRQGKALGSKLFAWDGKHFAPQPFNDLHTELSMNAVSFPDILVRVAKLPESTLEGTGSTLREVIENLCSSHPQLRPHLFHEQNNQLKEHFLFTAEEELIDADAPLPEKARIEVLLATSGGMDVEALSNEEVQRYVRHITLPGVGREGQLNLKKAKVLIIGTGGLGSPISLYLAAAGIGTLGLVDFDVVESSNLQRQIVHGNSTLGMAKVESAKQRLQDLNRHIQINAHDTALNADNALELVGAYDLVIDGTDNFDTRYLVNDACVQLGKPLVYGAIYRFDGQISVLNYKGGPCYRCLFPSAPPAELAPNCSAGGVIGVLPGVVGMIQATEAIKLLIGIGEPLSGRLMRFDALAMKFSEIRFKRRADCPCCSALRRSEPVAPTVCADAVPSQPSLAEERYIKPRVLKQVLEHHRSADVLLDVRDATELEVCKLPGVVHIPLAELDEQLHSLSRDNTHYLICYAGSRAEQAASTLLAAGFANTKVLQGGMKHWVRDVEPDMPLY encoded by the coding sequence ATGGACGTCCTCCGCCCCAATGCCCTGGAGCAGATCTATGCCCACGCCAGCCGCAGCTACCCAGAGGAATGCTGTGGTTTTGTCTTCGCCGACGGCAGCGTGTACCTGGGCAGCAATATCCAGAACGAATTGCACCGCAAGAACCCCCAGATGTACTCGCGCAGCGCGGCCAACGGCTACACCTTCTCGGTGGCCGACACCCTGTTGATGAACAAGGCGTTGCGCAGTGATAACCCGGTGGTGGTGATCTATCACTCGCACCCGGATGTCGGCGCCTATTTCAGTGACGAAGACCAGGACAAGGCGCTGTTCCTGGGTGAGCCGATCTACCCCGTGAGCTACCTGGTGGTGGATGTACGCCAGGGCAAGGCCCTGGGCTCAAAGCTGTTTGCCTGGGACGGCAAGCATTTCGCCCCTCAACCCTTCAACGACCTGCACACGGAGTTGTCCATGAACGCTGTCTCTTTCCCCGACATTCTGGTTCGCGTGGCCAAGCTACCGGAATCGACCCTCGAGGGCACCGGATCGACATTGCGCGAAGTCATTGAAAACCTCTGCAGCAGCCATCCGCAGCTGCGCCCGCACCTGTTTCACGAGCAGAACAATCAGCTCAAGGAACACTTCCTGTTCACGGCCGAGGAAGAACTGATCGACGCCGACGCACCCTTGCCGGAAAAAGCCAGAATCGAAGTGCTGCTCGCCACCTCGGGCGGCATGGACGTGGAGGCTTTAAGCAATGAAGAAGTGCAGCGCTACGTGCGCCATATCACTCTGCCTGGCGTCGGGCGCGAAGGTCAGTTGAACCTGAAAAAGGCCAAGGTATTGATCATCGGCACCGGCGGCCTCGGCTCGCCCATCAGCCTGTACCTGGCGGCGGCCGGCATTGGCACCCTGGGCCTGGTGGACTTCGATGTGGTGGAAAGCAGCAACCTGCAACGCCAGATCGTTCACGGCAACAGCACACTGGGCATGGCCAAGGTCGAGTCGGCCAAGCAGCGCCTGCAGGATCTGAACCGGCACATCCAGATCAACGCGCACGACACCGCCCTCAACGCCGACAACGCCCTGGAGCTGGTAGGCGCCTACGACCTGGTGATCGATGGCACCGATAATTTCGACACGCGTTACCTGGTCAACGACGCCTGCGTGCAGCTGGGTAAGCCGCTGGTCTACGGCGCCATCTACCGCTTCGACGGGCAGATCAGTGTGCTCAACTATAAAGGTGGGCCGTGCTACCGCTGCCTGTTTCCCTCTGCACCGCCTGCCGAGCTGGCACCCAACTGCAGCGCCGGCGGCGTAATCGGCGTCTTGCCGGGGGTGGTCGGCATGATTCAAGCCACCGAGGCCATCAAGTTGCTGATCGGCATTGGCGAGCCGCTGTCCGGTCGGTTGATGCGCTTCGATGCGCTGGCGATGAAATTCAGCGAAATCCGCTTCAAGCGTCGCGCCGACTGCCCGTGCTGCTCGGCGCTGCGTCGCAGCGAACCCGTGGCGCCGACAGTGTGCGCCGATGCCGTGCCCAGCCAACCGTCACTGGCCGAAGAACGCTACATCAAGCCGCGAGTACTCAAGCAAGTGCTTGAACACCACCGCAGCGCCGATGTGCTGCTGGACGTGCGTGACGCCACTGAGCTGGAGGTGTGCAAACTGCCAGGCGTGGTGCATATCCCCCTGGCCGAACTGGATGAGCAACTGCACAGCCTCAGCCGCGACAATACCCATTACCTGATCTGCTACGCCGGCTCCCGCGCCGAGCAAGCCGCCAGCACTTTGCTGGCCGCCGGTTTCGCCAACACCAAAGTCCTGCAGGGCGGCATGAAACACTGGGTTCGCGACGTCGAACCCGACATGCCTTTGTACTGA
- a CDS encoding PLP-dependent cysteine synthase family protein, whose amino-acid sequence MLHNSILDVIGHTPIVRLAQFSEDLGIEVYAKLESLNPGGSHKARIALGMILDAERRGVLMRDSGQTIIEPSGGNTGIGLVMAGNVLGYKVVLVIPDNYSPEKQKLLRLYGARVVLSDSRLGNNSHGEKCMELQLENPSYVMLNQQRNGANPQTHRDTTAPEILRAFGERRVDYFVSGIGTGGHLTGIGETLKAAWPALRVMGVEPEECDLLKNQHAPHHIQGLSIGLIPSILNLDVIDGMLKVSHQACMDMIKRIMRTDAISLGLSSAANMVAIAQLAPELPPETVVLTMVYDNADSYLPSFE is encoded by the coding sequence ATGTTGCATAACTCCATTCTTGACGTGATCGGCCACACGCCGATCGTGCGTCTGGCGCAGTTTTCCGAAGACCTTGGCATCGAGGTCTACGCCAAGCTGGAATCCCTCAACCCAGGTGGCAGCCACAAGGCACGCATCGCCCTGGGCATGATCCTCGACGCCGAGCGCCGCGGCGTGCTGATGCGCGATTCCGGGCAGACCATCATCGAGCCCAGCGGCGGCAACACCGGCATTGGGCTGGTGATGGCCGGCAACGTGTTGGGTTACAAAGTGGTGCTGGTGATCCCGGACAACTACAGCCCCGAAAAACAGAAACTGCTGCGCCTGTACGGTGCCAGGGTGGTGCTGTCGGACAGCCGCCTGGGGAACAACTCCCACGGCGAAAAGTGCATGGAGCTGCAGCTGGAAAACCCCAGCTACGTGATGCTCAATCAGCAGCGTAACGGCGCCAATCCGCAAACCCACCGCGACACCACCGCCCCGGAAATCCTTCGCGCGTTCGGTGAACGGCGCGTGGATTATTTCGTCAGCGGCATCGGCACCGGCGGCCACCTCACGGGCATCGGCGAAACGCTCAAGGCCGCCTGGCCTGCACTGCGGGTCATGGGCGTGGAACCGGAGGAATGCGACCTGCTGAAAAACCAGCACGCGCCGCACCATATCCAGGGCCTGTCGATTGGCTTGATCCCGAGCATTCTCAACCTGGACGTGATCGACGGCATGCTCAAGGTGTCGCACCAGGCGTGCATGGACATGATCAAACGCATCATGCGCACCGACGCCATCAGCCTGGGCTTGTCCTCGGCCGCCAACATGGTCGCCATCGCCCAACTCGCCCCCGAACTGCCGCCCGAAACGGTGGTGTTGACCATGGTCTACGACAATGCTGACAGCTACCTGCCCAGTTTCGAATAA
- a CDS encoding serine O-acetyltransferase produces the protein MGGFIDMQQLHDELLTHLIKTLTPAQIKQLEPHLAPLIQNAAQAVAEDLIAYAYRDPASRGRGELILESYASFKAVLFYRLAHLVWHFPDQTNGEFSRMALKLSNQGKILSGAEIHPAARIGRRFVLDHGYGTVIGETCEIGNDCYILCGVTLGARGIANNPDGKRHPRLGNNVEVGAGARVLGYVLIGDNVFISPSCVITQDVPAGTKVKVVNQVQLQKNDESDHSNYLGAFALDERLHVVGEVNASHKVTVLDADFHPLQGLMLEPTVKERHHLQFRLRRLDVGEQLPRLPLNLKICGPEFEITLLSPPGLSAMVRHLLQASPLIVGG, from the coding sequence ATGGGGGGCTTTATCGACATGCAACAGCTGCACGATGAGTTGCTCACCCATCTCATCAAGACCCTGACGCCTGCGCAGATCAAGCAGCTGGAACCGCACCTGGCGCCGCTGATCCAGAACGCCGCCCAGGCGGTGGCCGAAGACTTGATCGCCTATGCCTACCGCGACCCGGCGTCACGCGGGCGCGGCGAGTTGATTCTGGAATCCTATGCCTCGTTCAAGGCCGTGCTGTTTTACCGCCTTGCGCACCTGGTATGGCATTTCCCCGATCAAACCAATGGCGAGTTTTCGCGCATGGCTCTCAAGCTCAGCAACCAGGGCAAAATTCTCTCTGGAGCCGAGATCCATCCCGCTGCGCGCATAGGCCGGCGCTTCGTGCTGGACCACGGTTACGGCACAGTGATCGGCGAAACCTGCGAGATCGGCAACGACTGCTACATCCTCTGCGGCGTAACACTGGGCGCCCGCGGGATCGCCAACAACCCGGATGGCAAACGCCACCCACGTCTGGGCAACAACGTTGAGGTCGGCGCCGGCGCCCGCGTGTTGGGTTATGTGCTGATCGGCGACAACGTGTTTATCAGCCCTTCGTGCGTCATCACCCAGGACGTGCCTGCAGGGACCAAGGTCAAGGTGGTCAATCAGGTTCAACTGCAGAAAAACGATGAGTCAGACCACAGCAACTACCTCGGGGCGTTTGCCCTGGACGAGCGTTTGCACGTGGTCGGCGAAGTGAATGCCAGCCACAAGGTCACGGTGCTCGACGCCGACTTTCACCCGTTACAGGGGCTGATGCTGGAGCCCACCGTGAAAGAGCGGCATCACCTGCAGTTTCGCCTGCGCCGCCTGGATGTCGGCGAGCAGCTGCCACGCTTGCCGCTGAACCTGAAAATCTGCGGGCCGGAATTTGAAATCACCCTGCTCTCCCCCCCTGGCTTGAGTGCGATGGTGCGCCACCTGTTGCAAGCCAGCCCACTGATTGTCGGAGGTTGA
- a CDS encoding alanyl-tRNA editing protein produces MSVHTMETLALFDSAPYQNAFSARVIAVSEHGIALEHTLFYPTGGGQPGDTGHLTLADGTRVEVIGTVRDPVLRSIIWHQVEECPPQLTAGVQVDAGLNWERRYQHMKMHTCLHLLCSIIDAPVTGCSISADKGRLDFDLPEMTLDKDSITRDLNALIEQAHVVKTLSMPASEYSTLLQITRTQAVAPPVIQGSVRVIEIAGIDIQPCGGTHVINTEEIGRVFCEKIEKKSKHNRRVILRFEG; encoded by the coding sequence ATGTCTGTGCACACCATGGAAACCCTGGCGCTGTTCGACAGCGCGCCCTACCAGAATGCCTTCAGCGCGCGGGTAATTGCTGTCAGCGAACACGGCATTGCCCTGGAGCACACGCTGTTCTACCCCACCGGCGGCGGCCAGCCGGGCGACACCGGGCACCTGACACTGGCCGATGGCACGCGCGTCGAGGTGATCGGCACCGTACGCGACCCAGTGCTGCGTTCGATCATCTGGCATCAAGTCGAAGAGTGTCCGCCGCAGTTGACTGCCGGGGTCCAGGTGGACGCGGGTCTGAACTGGGAGCGCCGCTACCAGCATATGAAGATGCACACCTGCCTGCATTTGCTGTGCTCGATCATTGATGCCCCCGTCACCGGTTGCAGCATCAGCGCAGACAAAGGCCGGCTGGATTTCGACTTGCCGGAAATGACCCTCGATAAAGACAGCATCACCCGCGACCTCAACGCCCTGATTGAGCAGGCACACGTGGTGAAAACCCTGTCGATGCCCGCCTCGGAGTACTCAACCCTGCTGCAGATCACCCGTACCCAGGCGGTAGCGCCCCCGGTGATCCAGGGTTCGGTGAGGGTAATTGAAATCGCCGGCATCGATATCCAGCCATGCGGTGGCACCCATGTGATCAACACCGAGGAAATCGGCCGGGTGTTCTGCGAGAAAATCGAGAAGAAGAGCAAGCACAACCGCCGGGTGATCCTGCGGTTCGAGGGATAG